GGAGTTGTCACCGAACCAGAGTTGTCAGTAACAGCAGAAGCAGGTATGTGTGAATGTATAGTTGATGTCGCAACACCTGTAGCAGATGGAAAAATCTGATTGGTGCGATCCAGAGGAGCTGGTGGTGGCCCAAGGATACCAGAATATGAATTCAAAGGAGGTGTGAATTTGGATTTGATCAAAACCTGCTGTTCCTGCACTTTAGGAAAATAAAATTGCTGCTCATCAAATACCACATCACGAGAGATATATAACCTGTTGGAAGTGACATCTAGACACTTGTATCCTTTATGTATGGCACTGTACCCAACAAACAAACACAAAACAGATCTATTCTCAAGTTTATGCTTATTATATGGTCGTAGAAGAGGATAGCAAACACAGCCAAAGGTTCGAAGCTCATGTAAATTTGGTTTCTTCTTAAACAATTTCTCAAACGGTGAACAATTAGGTAACAAAGATGTGACAACTCTATTCATCGCATACACAGCCGTTTCAAACGCAAAATCCCAATATCGAAGTGAAACAGAAGCATGATTTAATAAGGCAAGACCAGTTTCCACTATATGACGATTTTTTCTCTCCGCACACCCATTTTGTTGCGGTGTATAAGGACACGAAACCCGTAAAGAGATACCATTGTCACGAAGAAAAGGTGCTAACGACCTAAACTCCCCACCCCAATCACActggaatattttaattttctgttcAAAAAACTTTTCAACAAAAGCTCGAAACTGCACAAAGGTGTTATAAACTTcagatttagtttttaaacaaTACACCCAAGTGTACTTACTATAATGGTCATAGAACAAGACATAATAACGATTTCCATTGGCAGAAACAACTGGGGATGGACCCCACACATCAGAACAAACAAGTTCTAAAGGAGCAGAAGCAGTGAAATTAGACAAAGAAAATGGCAAACGATGAGCTTTAGAGACACTACAAGCAGAACACAAAGAATGTTTATTTGATtcaaatgaaatattatttgatcTCAAAGTTGAAATAACTGCTCGGTTATGGGCATGTCCCAGCCGAGAATGCCAACATGAAACAGAAACATGATGAACAGAAGCAAAAGGAGACTTTGAAGGGAAGAACTTGTAGAGACCACGATCAACCGGACCTTTGTGAAGCACTCTCTTCGTGCGGATATCCTTAACAAGAAAGTAATCAGGAAAGAATTCCAATGAGACCAAATTATCACGAGAAAAAGCATTAACAGACATAAGACTAAAGGGAGATTGCGATGAATATAGAACATTATTCAAGCGAAATTTAGAGTTGTCACATAAAACAGTGCTACCAATATGAGTAATCGGAATTGTATTACCATTGCTCACAGTTACTTCATCGGGTCCATGATACTCAGCTTCCAGTGACAGATTACTCAGAGACCCAGTCAAATGATGTGTGGCTCCTGTATCCGCGATCCATGGCTGAGCCAGTGGTGAGTTCGAAGTTGGAACAGCATGATGAACCTGTGGAGTTTTGCGAGGACTAGGGCACTGACGAGACATATGACCTGTGCCATTGCAATTATAACATACAACAGTACCTCCAGAAGACTGCTGTCGTGTAGAACGATCAGATGAACCATAACGATCAGAGGAATTATAACCACGACCACCCCACTGATTCCTCCCACCTCTGCCACGCTGACCACTGTTTTGTCTAGAAAAAGATTCCTTACTGCTATACAACGCAGTAGCAGGGGACAAAACAGCAGTTTTTCCTAGTTTATTAAGTTGTTGTTCTTCAGACAGTAATAACCCCCGCAACTCATCGAAACTGATTGGCTGTAAACGTGCTTCAATAGAACGAACAAAAGGTCTATAGTCGGGACCAAGTCCGTCAAGAATAGCACCAACAAAATCTTCATCAGATATAGAACTTTGTAATGCCTGCAATTGATTAAACAATGACTTTGCCCGTTGCAAATACACTTCAATAGACTCACTACTTTGATCAAGATGATGAATCGCGCTTTTGAGGTGGCGGATCTGAGTTCGACAACCAACAGAGAAAGATGTAGCCAACTTATTCCAGGCTTCCAAGGCAGAGGACACACCAACAACGTTGTTTAACAACGGCTCAGTTAAGGAGGAATTGATCCATCCAAGGACAATCTGATCCTCTAAATACCAGGTAGTGAACGCAGGATTTGGAGTATTATTAGCAAGCACAGGAGTTGGAGGAGTGAAATTTGGGTTAATATGATTTTCAAGATTGTACCCTCTTATGATAGGCAAGATCTGGGTTTTCCATAGAATATAATTGCTAGAAGTCAATTTGACACTAAGCTGATTGGAGACATTTGGAACAGAGGAAAAAGAAGTAAAGACAGAAGGAGTAATCGAAGATTCACGAGCAGGAGAAGTAGAAGAAATAGAAGGGGTTGTCGTATCTGAGATCTCACTACTTGAACTCATGGTAATTAACCCTAGatgggctttgataccatataCAGTTTTGGTGAAGAGGCGTATTTTCTCATTAGCTGAATAGGTAATTATATGCAGTGTTTACAGTGTTTGACTATAACTCTAAGTCTAAGATAAATATACAGCTAATAGAATTACAAATACAACAAATAATAAGGCCTTATCGTCTAACAAGTAGTCATGACGTTGAAAAGATTCAAATGAATCCTATTGATCTTCTGCTTAAgtccttataatttttaaaatatttaaaaatgtatCATCAATAAAACGTGAATTATAGTACTTGTTCATAAATAGATCTGTGCAATTGGTCGGTTTAATTTCGAGctgaattgaattgaaaaattgaaaaattaaaatttaaaaatattagaaatcgaattaaatcgattattaaaataattgaattgaactAAATCGATAAAAattagttcgattcgattcagttatATCAAAACTTAACTTTATAAATTTAACACGTTTAGATTTGTGCCGCTGATTGAGTTTGATAAAGGAGGAGATGAAAGAGAGATGAAAGAGATTGTGCTTATACTGTTGGTTAGATTGAATTGAGTAATAGTCAGTATAATAATgtatagtaaaattaattaatttttttagttattatttaacatatttaaattgaattaaattaaaaattaaataatataaaaatattaattaaattaaacttaaaattttaactaatcaaattattaaactaaaattattgattcaattcaatttcaccGTTTGAATCGAAATAAGATCTCCATATTCAttattgaatttgaattattGAACATACTTTTTGGCAAATGTGAAACCCAAGTCCTGTGAGTTGAAGTTTTGGAGTTGGTGTGTATATGAACTTTCAACTGCGCAAGGCAGTGGGCTACATTTTTCCATTGTCTTTTTAAAATTTCCAATTAACCAGAAATTTCCCACTTCCATCATGCTAATTGATTATTTCACAATTtgtgaatttaatttataatttaaaattatattaaaattaattgatctTATTCATAGTTaaacttgaaacttttctcaccaaaaactgaatttttttaaaaataaaggctgaattaaataaaattttaaattaatagaaattaaattgaataaataaatcacaactaaaaattaaaaacattcCTAATTGCAATATTAAactatcaatttaattttgttttaatttggAATCAACTGtggcctttttctttttaattgcaaAAAAGGCATTATTAAGCTATAAAATTTGTTGCCCACTTAATTTCaagtaaatatttttcttttaaaaaaattaaataaggtaTAAAGTTCGAATTCAATCAATAAACTATATAATATCTCATAATGGGCAGATAAAAAATCTTGAATTTGAGATACTGCTCGTATGAAATTGAAAtacagataaaaatatttttattaacatttCCATTTtgaacattatttttttttttctgatgtgATGTTATaggattaataattataaaatggtGAAATTGAGAAAAGaccacattttctttttttccactATACGAGTCTCTTGATTAGGTGAATCATTCTTTTAATCATTTAACTTCAAAGATTTATTCACTTAAAGATGTAAAtctcaaattattattattttttttttcaaattagtaTTATTAAATTACATTTCTTTAAGATTATTATTATGATGACTGTGACTTTTTGCACTATTaggaatataattttttaaaaattattctattaaaataggaaagaaatattatttagtaCAATCAGAAAACTAAAAACCCTATACTCCTAAGCTGGGGATTGAAGAAAAAGTCGCCGCTGCCATTAATGCCACCAGGAACGGACTGCAATGGTCGCTGAAAAAGCAAATAAAGCTAAAATAGAGCACAGGCAATCAAGAGAACCTCCAATCTCAAACATATTTGAGCTGTTTAGCCAGAGAACAAAAAGAACAGCCAATGAGACATCTGAACTGCCGGAATGGATGCTGGTCAGAGCTCAAGAGCCATTATAGAAAGCCTTGAGGTTCAATAATCCTGCCTAAGGATCGGCACACGGATCCAAAAACGAGCtgtatttaaactaaaatttgtcTAAACCTCCACACGGTGAAACAACAGATCTAGAGCCATACTGACGCACATGCAGATGAAACCAAGGAACCAGAAAAAGAAGGTAATGAGCATCTACAAAGAAGAGTCGCCTTCCTCCTTCACGAGCACGTGGAACTCATAAATTCAGGCTCTGTTCTTAAGCTCTTTCCACCTGCAAGTAAAAACCAAGCACAAagaaaaatggaaaagaaaaaaaaaactgactAAGCAGATCTATAGGAATCCCTGAACAACTCCATATAATTGGCTTTTCAagaaacaaaaggaaaaaactaaagaaaaactAACCACTTGAAGGTAGGGAAGGGCAAACCACCTCCGGACAGAAAGGAGGGAGGCTCTCCTCTGCCCAGACGGGCCAGAAGGAAGCCGATGAGACGACATACGTGAAAGAGCGATTCTCTCagtaaaaaagaaaacagaaaaACGAGAGCTAGACGAAAACGGAAATGACGtgctatattattattattaaatgcaattcacattaattttaatattaggaagatatatttttttgtttaaaatagaaattagaaattaatttagtaaaaatttaatatttttaaatttattcggataatttaatttgatattaaatatatttaaaattaatgagtaaaataatatatttttgaaaaataaaatattagatttgatttaactaaaataGCGGACTTAAAAAATACAAGCATTATACGGTTATGTTTCCAAATTATAAATACTGAACGACAGAAAACATTACAataattgattcaaaaaaaagaaaacattacaataaataatgaaataattagtttcattaaatttttttaaaaaagctaaataatatatttttttcaataaaaaaaaacccCAAAGGGACGGCACGACACGATGGCTTGAAGCATTCAAAtgcaattattttaaaaataaataaaaaacaattatactccttttattttatttttattattattataaggaGACTAATAAACAAGCAAGTCAAGCAAAAGCACTCAACGTCATTGCTCTCCCGAGCAGTCGAGTCGTCGCTGAGGTTTGGAAAAAAATTGCCATTCCTTGATTGACCCGACGAATGAAAGAAATCTCCTTCTCTtccctctcttcttcttctcattttcACACCCACTCGTTGCTTTTAATTCTCCGTGTTGCTTTGCTTGATTTCTTTCTTTAATTATGGCTTTGAATTCATATGGTATCATAGTTTTTGTTCTCTTTTGAGGGTAGTCTTTCTCTTAATTTATCTGTCGAAAGGCCTATTCTTCTTCACTGCTGCGATTTTAGCTCGTTTCGAGCTTTCTTCGATCTCTTCAGTTTGGGTTCTTGAAATCTCAGGTGGGTCTTTTGTTTCTTGCAATTTCttatttgtttgattttttttttctttcttgattttgaTCATTATTCGACTCGAGTCAACTGGGTCACCTGCGCTAGTTGTATTTTTGCCTATATCGCTTGAATTATTTCTGATGTTGATTCTTCTGTTCTTTTTTTGGGTATAGTTTTGACTGTCTGGGTATATGTGAATGGAAGTTTTCATATGGCTATGCTAAATCTTTGTTTGGATGCTGAATTTTGCTTCTTATTTGATGTCTAATTTGTTTCAGGTTTTATTGTTATGAAGTTGAGCCGGAGTAAATACAGTTTTTTTGGAGCTCTCATGTGCAACAGATAGCAATTTGACGGTTTCTTTTAGCAAAATTACATGGCTACCTACGTGAATATGATGTTGGGTAGACATGTTCTTAAGGTTTTACTTAGCTATGGTCTCTGGTTGTTGCTTAGCTGTAGTTTGAGCGATGGTACTGAGACTGATATCGCTTGCTTGAGGAATATAAAAGATTCGCTTGAAGACCCTTTTAGTTACTTGAAGACTTCCTGGAACTTTAACAACAGTACTGAAGGATACATTTGTAGATTTACTGGGGTTGACTGCTGGCACCCTGATGAGAACAAGGTCTTAAATCTCCGGCTTTCTGATATGGGTCTCAGGGGTCCGTTCCCTATTGGAATCCAGAATTGCACGAGCATAACTGGTGTTGATTTTTCAGACAACAACCTCTTTGGACCTATTCCAGATAATATCTCTCATATCATTAAGTATGTGACATCTCTTGATCTCTCATCCAACAATTTTTCTGGAAGAATTCCAGTGGATCTTGCAAATTGTAGCTATTTGAATATTCTAAAACTGGACCATAACCGGTTGTCAGATCAAATTCCTGCAGAACTTGGTTTGTTAGCTCGGATTAAAACATTTAGTGTAGCTAATAATCTTCTTACTGGACCAGTGCCAAGGTTCCAAAATGCCTCCATTTCGGTAGATGATTTTGCAAATAATATTGGACTATGTGGGGGGCTTTTGGACGCCTGCCCTGGAACTTCAAAGGGTCCTCGCACTGGTGTTATTGCAGGGGCTGCAATTGGTGGGGTGACTATTGCTGCATTAGCTGTGGGTATTGCTATGCTCTTCTACTACCGAAAGGTGTCTAAGATGAAGAAGCAGAAGGTTGATGATCCTGATGGAAATAAATGGGCAAAGAGTTTAAAGGGAATAAAGGGCATTAAGGCAAGTTATACCATTTCTTCTGTTTAAAATTCGGCAAATAGTTTTGTTCACTTTATCTGTAAGTTTGAATAGCTCACCTTTTTTTGGCAGATTATTTATTCTTCTTGGAATGTTtaagaagattttttttttctcttcaggTGTCTATGTTTGAGAAATCGGTTTCTAAAATGAAATTGAGTGATCTTATGAAGGCTACTAACAGTTTCAACAAAGATAATATCATTGGGTCAGGAAGAACAGGGACTATGTATAAAGCTGTGCTTGAGGATGGCACTTTTCTAATGGTTAAGAGATTGCAGGATTCTCAGCGTTCTGCAAAAGAATTTACTTCTGAGATGTCTACTCTGGGGAGTGTGAAACACCCTAACTTGGTTCCTCTTTTAGGTTTCTGCATGGCAAAAAGGGAAAGGCTTTTGGTTTATAAGTATA
This genomic interval from Manihot esculenta cultivar AM560-2 chromosome 12, M.esculenta_v8, whole genome shotgun sequence contains the following:
- the LOC110628126 gene encoding probably inactive leucine-rich repeat receptor-like protein kinase At5g48380, giving the protein MATYVNMMLGRHVLKVLLSYGLWLLLSCSLSDGTETDIACLRNIKDSLEDPFSYLKTSWNFNNSTEGYICRFTGVDCWHPDENKVLNLRLSDMGLRGPFPIGIQNCTSITGVDFSDNNLFGPIPDNISHIIKYVTSLDLSSNNFSGRIPVDLANCSYLNILKLDHNRLSDQIPAELGLLARIKTFSVANNLLTGPVPRFQNASISVDDFANNIGLCGGLLDACPGTSKGPRTGVIAGAAIGGVTIAALAVGIAMLFYYRKVSKMKKQKVDDPDGNKWAKSLKGIKGIKVSMFEKSVSKMKLSDLMKATNSFNKDNIIGSGRTGTMYKAVLEDGTFLMVKRLQDSQRSAKEFTSEMSTLGSVKHPNLVPLLGFCMAKRERLLVYKYMPNGTLHDNLHTVDEGKEPMAWPLRLKIGIRAARGFAWLHHNCNPRILHRNISSKCILLDADFEPQISDFGLARLMNPVDTHLSTFVNGEFGDLGYVAPEYTRTLVATPKGDVYSFGTVLLELVTGERPTHVAKAPESFKGSLVEWITQLSSNSQLHDAIDKSLVGNGVDNEIFQFLKVACTCILANPKERPTMFEVYQLLRAIGEKYHFTTDDEIMMPSDNGDADYIAELIVAQEV